Genomic DNA from Flavobacterium sp. N502540:
AACAATGCTGCGGAGTTCAGAATAAAAATAACTCCCAGAGCGATTGAGGTCTGATTTTCATTAGATTTAATTACCGGTGCAATGGCTGCAATGGCGCTTCCTCCGCAAATAGCTGTTCCACAAGAAATTAAATGAGAGGTTTTCTTCTCCGTTTTGAATGCTTTCCCTAAGAAAGTTCCCAAAATTAAAGTGCTGAAAATGGATAATATAGTAAGTAAGAATCCTTCTTTTCCGGCAGAGAGCGCTGTAGACGCATTCATTCCGAAGCCTAAACCTACCACTGAAAATTGAAGTAAAAAAGTAATCGCTACTCCATTGAACTTTTCAAACGGATTTCCGAAGATATTTACCAGAATGACACCTAATAGTAAAGCAATTGGAGGTGAAATGATTGAAAACAGGCATAGAACAATTATGAAAGCAAAAATTGCCTGTTGCAGGTATGGATTAATTTCAAAAAAATGTACCGATGTTTGTTGTTTCGTTTTCAAAATAAGTAATTTGATAT
This window encodes:
- a CDS encoding YeiH family protein, producing MKTKQQTSVHFFEINPYLQQAIFAFIIVLCLFSIISPPIALLLGVILVNIFGNPFEKFNGVAITFLLQFSVVGLGFGMNASTALSAGKEGFLLTILSIFSTLILGTFLGKAFKTEKKTSHLISCGTAICGGSAIAAIAPVIKSNENQTSIALGVIFILNSAALFVFPFIGHQLDLSQKDFGLWCAIAIHDTSSVVGAANKYGTEALQIATTVKLARALWIIPISLLTAVLFKNKNSKIKIPYFIGLFILAMLFNTYVPQTAVIAPHIVSIAKIGLTITLFLIGATLSMNALKSVGIKPLLQGVVLWIFIAVLGLVSILFFH